A region from the Oncorhynchus tshawytscha isolate Ot180627B linkage group LG26, Otsh_v2.0, whole genome shotgun sequence genome encodes:
- the LOC112225017 gene encoding phospholipid-transporting ATPase IH isoform X4 encodes MDFSVLRNLISRYCAGEEYWVDSRTVYIGHKEPPPAAEAYIPQRYPDNRIVSSKYTLWNFIPKNLFEQFRRIANFYFLLIFLVQLIIDTPTSPVTSGLPLFFVITVTAIKQGYEDWLRHKADCSINECPVDMVQQGTVVRTQSSKLRVGDVVMVREDETFPCDLILLSSSRGDGTCYVTTTSLDGESSHKTYYAVPDTMAFKTEQELDSLHATIECEQPQPDLYKFVGRINIYKEREDPIARPLGAENLLLRGATLKNTGHIYAVAIYTGMDTKMALNYQSKSQKRSAVEKSMNAFLIVYLCILISKAVINTVLKYAWQWSADHDEPWYNHRTEIDRERHVVIRAFTDFLAFMVLFNYIIPVSMYVTVEMQKFLGSYFIVWDKDMYDEELGVGAQVNTSDLNEELGQVEYVFTDKTGTLTENNMEFIECCVDGHVYIPHAICNGQILSAASSIDMIDSSPGGYRREHEDLFFRALCLCHTVQVKEEETVDSIKRGIHLGKPTSFYISSSPDEVALVEGMKRLGYTYLRLKDSHMEILNKDDEIERFELLHVLNFDSVRRRMSVIVKSSSGEYLLFCKGADTSIFPRVVSGKVEQVRARVEQNAVEGLRTLCVAYRSLSPAEYEEACHQLSDAKLALKDREQWLAQAYDLIERDFTLLGATAVEDRLQEKAADTIESLQKAGMKVWVLTGDKMETAAATCYASKLFRRSTQILELTKKRTEEQSLHDVLFDLSRTVLRQRSLSGLSVECQDYGLIIDGATLSAVLKPSPESSGSGNYREIFLEISRNCSAVLCCRMAPLQKAQIVKLIKASKEHPITLAIGDGANDVSMILEAHVGIGIMGKEGRQAARNSDYAIPKFKHLKKMLLVHGHFYYIRIAELVQYFFYKNVCFIFPQFLYQFFCGFSQQPLYDTAYLTLYNISFTSLPILLYSLIEKHISIEMLKRDPTLYRDVAKNALLRWPVFLYWTCLGLFNACIFFFGAYFLFDNTTFTSNGQLMTTNTQMMFGNWTFGTLVFTVLVFTVTLKLALDTHHWTWINHFVIWGSLLFYVIFSLLWGGIIWPFLNYQRMYYVFMQMLSSGPAWLGIILLITISLLPDVVKKVLCRTLWPTATERAQDIDKLLQSSVAELTPVSSRPSGPSSKRKSTSHLHLGVPGP; translated from the exons TGTGCGGGGGAGGAGTATTGGGTGGACAGTCGTACGGTTTACATCGGTCACAAAGAACCCCCACCGGCGGCCGAGGCCTACATCCCTCAACGTTACCCTGACAACCGCATCGTCTCCTCCAAG TACACCTTATGGAACTTCATCCCCAAGAACCTGTTTGAACAGTTCAGAAGAATCGCCAACTTCTACTTTCTGCTAATCTTCCTGGTCCAG ctCATCATAGACACACCCACCAGCCCTGTCACCAGCGGACTACCTCTCTTCTTTGTCATCACTGTCACTGCCATTAAACAG ggTTATGAAGACTGGCTGAGACACAAGGCAGACTGCAGTATAAATGAGTGTCCTGTGGACATGGTGCAGCAGGGGACGGTGGTGAGGACACAGAGCTCCAAGCTACGG GTGGGGGACGTTGTCATGGTGAGGGAGGACGAGACGTTCCCCTGTGACCTCATCCTCCTTTCATCCAGCCGCGGTGACGGAACCTGCTACGTCACCACTACCAGCCTGGATGGAGAGTCTAGCCACAag ACCTACTATGCTGTACCAGACACCATGGCCTTTAAGACAGAGCAGGAGTTGGACTCTCTACATGCGACTATTGAATGTGAACAACCACAACCTGACCTCTACAA ATTTGTGGGGCGCATCAATATTTATAAGGAAAGAGAGGATCCCATAGCCAG ACCGCTGGGAGCTGAGAACCTCCTCCTCAGAGGAGCTACCCTGAAGAACACAGGACATATttatg CTGTAGCCATTTACACAGGCATGGACACCAAGATGGCGCTTAACTACCAGTCCAAATCCCAGAAACGCTCAGCTGTGGAAAA gTCTATGAATGCGTTCCTAATCGTGTATCTGTGCATCCTGATCAGTAAAGCGGTCATTAACACGGTTCTGAAGTATGCGTGGCAGTGGTCTGCTGACCACGATGAACCCTGGTACAACCACAGGACCGAGATCGACAGAGAACGCCATGTG gtgatcaGGGCATTCACAGACTTCCTGGCCTTCATGGTGTTGTTTAACTACATCATCCCAGTCTCCATGTACGTTACAGTGGAGATGCAGAAGTTCCTGGGTTCTTACTTCATAGTCTGGGACAAGGATATGTATGATGAGGAGCTGGGGGTGGGGGCTCAGGTCAACACATCTGACCTCAACGAAGAGCTcggacag GTAGAGTATGTGTTTACTGATAAAACAGGGACGTTGACAGAGAACAACATGGAGTTTATAGAGTGCTGTGTGGACGGACACGTGTATATCCCCCACGCCATCTGTAACGGACAGATCCTCAGTGCTGCTTCCAGCATAGACATGATCGACTCTTCGCCTGGAGGATACCGCAGG gagCACGAGGACCTATTCTTCCGGGCTCTGTGTCTGTGCCACACGGTgcaggtgaaggaggaggagacagtggaTAGCATCAAGAGAGGGATCCACCTGGGAAAGCCCACCTCCTTCTACATATCATCCTCTCCTGATGAGGTGGCTCTGGTGGAGGGCATgaagag gTTGGGGTACACCTATCTGAGGCTCAAAGACAGTCATATGGAAATACTCAATAAGGACGATGAGATTGAAAG gttTGAGCTGCTGCACGTGCTCAACTTTGACTCTGTCAGGAGGAGAATGAGCGTCATTGTCAAGTCTagctcag GGGAGTACCTGTTGTTCTGTAAAGGGGCAGACACCTCCATCTTTCCCAGGGTGGTGTCAGGGAAGGTGGAGCAGGTGAGGGCACGGGTggagcagaatgctgtg GAGGGCTTACGGACCCTGTGTGTGGCCTACAGAAGTCTGTCCCCAGCGGAGTACGAGGAGGCATGTCATCAGCTGAGCGACGCCAAGCTGGCCCTGAAGGACAGGGAGCAATGGCTGGCGCAAGCCTATGACCTCATTGAGAGGGACTTCACCCTGCTGGGGGCTACGGCCGTGGAGGACAG GCTCCAGGAGAAGGCAGCAGACACCATCGAGTCTCTCCAAAAGGCTGGGATGAAGGTATGGGTGCTGACGGGGGACAAGATGGAGACCGCGGCAGCTACGTGCTACGCTAGCAAGCTGTTCCGCCGCTCCACACAGATACTGGAGCTGACCAAGAAACGCACCGAGGAACAGAGTCTACATGACGTTCTGTTTGACCTGAGCAGGACTGTACTCAGACAACGCTCCCTGTCAGG GCTGTCTGTGGAATGTCAGGACTATGGTCTGATCATCGATGGGGCCACCCTGTCTGCTGTGCTGAAGCCCAGTCCAGAGAGCTCTGGCTCGGGGAACTACAGAGAGATCTTCCTGGAGATCTCTAGGAACTGCAGTGCCGTGCTCTGCTGCCGCATGGCACCCCTACAGAAAGCACAG ATTGTGAAGCTGATCAAGGCATCTAAGGAGCACCCCATCACTCTGGCTATCGGTGACGGAGCCAACGATGTCAGCATGATTCTCGAGGCACACGTGGGCATCG GCATCATGGGTAAGGAGGGGCGCCAGGCGGCGAGGAACAGTGACTACGCCATCCCAAAGTTCAAACACCTGAAGAAGATGCTGTTGGTGCACGGACACTTCTACTACATCCGCATCGCTGAGCTGGTGCAGTACTTCTTCTACAAG aaTGTGTGCTTCATCTTCCCTCAGTTCCTCTATCAGTTCTTCTGTGGATTCTCTCAGCAG CCACTGTACGACACAGCCTACCTGACGCTGTACAACATCAGCTTCACCTCGCTGCCCATCCTCCTCTACAGCCTCATAGAGAAACACATCAGCATAGAGATGCTCAAGAGAGATCCCACTCTGTACAG GGACGTAGCTAAGAACGCTCTTCTGCGCTGGCCCGTGTTCCTCTACTGGACGTGCCTGGGCTTGTTCAACGCCTGTATCTTCTTCTTTGGTGCCTACTTCCTGTTCGACAACACCACCTTCACCAGTAACGGACAG CTTATGACCACCAACACACAGATG ATGTTTGGAAACTGGACCTTCGGGACTCTCGTCTTCACTGTGCTGGTGTTCACTGTCACACTCAAG CTTGCCTTGGACACACACCACTGGACCTGGATCAACCACTTTGTCATCTGGGGCTCCCTGCTTTTCTATGTCATCTTCTCACTGCTCTGGGGAGGCATCATCTG GCCCTTCCTGAACTACCAGAGAATGTACTATGTGTTCATGCAGATGTTGTCCAGCGGACCGGCCTGGCTCGGCATCATCCTTCTCATCACGATCAGCCTGCTGCCTGATGTGGTCAAGAAGGTCCTCTGC
- the LOC112225017 gene encoding phospholipid-transporting ATPase IH isoform X2, with the protein MDFSVLRNLISRYCAGEEYWVDSRTVYIGHKEPPPAAEAYIPQRYPDNRIVSSKYTLWNFIPKNLFEQFRRIANFYFLLIFLVQLIIDTPTSPVTSGLPLFFVITVTAIKQGYEDWLRHKADCSINECPVDMVQQGTVVRTQSSKLRVGDVVMVREDETFPCDLILLSSSRGDGTCYVTTTSLDGESSHKTYYAVPDTMAFKTEQELDSLHATIECEQPQPDLYKFVGRINIYKEREDPIARPLGAENLLLRGATLKNTGHIYAVAIYTGMDTKMALNYQSKSQKRSAVEKSMNAFLIVYLCILISKAVINTVLKYAWQWSADHDEPWYNHRTEIDRERHVVIRAFTDFLAFMVLFNYIIPVSMYVTVEMQKFLGSYFIVWDKDMYDEELGVGAQVNTSDLNEELGQVEYVFTDKTGTLTENNMEFIECCVDGHVYIPHAICNGQILSAASSIDMIDSSPGGYRREHEDLFFRALCLCHTVQVKEEETVDSIKRGIHLGKPTSFYISSSPDEVALVEGMKRLGYTYLRLKDSHMEILNKDDEIERFELLHVLNFDSVRRRMSVIVKSSSGEYLLFCKGADTSIFPRVVSGKVEQVRARVEQNAVEGLRTLCVAYRSLSPAEYEEACHQLSDAKLALKDREQWLAQAYDLIERDFTLLGATAVEDRLQEKAADTIESLQKAGMKVWVLTGDKMETAAATCYASKLFRRSTQILELTKKRTEEQSLHDVLFDLSRTVLRQRSLSGLSVECQDYGLIIDGATLSAVLKPSPESSGSGNYREIFLEISRNCSAVLCCRMAPLQKAQIVKLIKASKEHPITLAIGDGANDVSMILEAHVGIGIMGKEGRQAARNSDYAIPKFKHLKKMLLVHGHFYYIRIAELVQYFFYKNVCFIFPQFLYQFFCGFSQQPLYDTAYLTLYNISFTSLPILLYSLIEKHISIEMLKRDPTLYRDVAKNALLRWPVFLYWTCLGLFNACIFFFGAYFLFDNTTFTSNGQLMTTNTQMMFGNWTFGTLVFTVLVFTVTLKLALDTHHWTWINHFVIWGSLLFYVIFSLLWGGIIWPFLNYQRMYYVFMQMLSSGPAWLGIILLITISLLPDVVKKVLCRTLWPTATERAQRVRADGVHEGSVSPATGPDPSPVAGGGGSESDMLCPARTCEGERGGEGVRAARTYDSMMSHNPNYLLSQPLDHAPSDGH; encoded by the exons TGTGCGGGGGAGGAGTATTGGGTGGACAGTCGTACGGTTTACATCGGTCACAAAGAACCCCCACCGGCGGCCGAGGCCTACATCCCTCAACGTTACCCTGACAACCGCATCGTCTCCTCCAAG TACACCTTATGGAACTTCATCCCCAAGAACCTGTTTGAACAGTTCAGAAGAATCGCCAACTTCTACTTTCTGCTAATCTTCCTGGTCCAG ctCATCATAGACACACCCACCAGCCCTGTCACCAGCGGACTACCTCTCTTCTTTGTCATCACTGTCACTGCCATTAAACAG ggTTATGAAGACTGGCTGAGACACAAGGCAGACTGCAGTATAAATGAGTGTCCTGTGGACATGGTGCAGCAGGGGACGGTGGTGAGGACACAGAGCTCCAAGCTACGG GTGGGGGACGTTGTCATGGTGAGGGAGGACGAGACGTTCCCCTGTGACCTCATCCTCCTTTCATCCAGCCGCGGTGACGGAACCTGCTACGTCACCACTACCAGCCTGGATGGAGAGTCTAGCCACAag ACCTACTATGCTGTACCAGACACCATGGCCTTTAAGACAGAGCAGGAGTTGGACTCTCTACATGCGACTATTGAATGTGAACAACCACAACCTGACCTCTACAA ATTTGTGGGGCGCATCAATATTTATAAGGAAAGAGAGGATCCCATAGCCAG ACCGCTGGGAGCTGAGAACCTCCTCCTCAGAGGAGCTACCCTGAAGAACACAGGACATATttatg CTGTAGCCATTTACACAGGCATGGACACCAAGATGGCGCTTAACTACCAGTCCAAATCCCAGAAACGCTCAGCTGTGGAAAA gTCTATGAATGCGTTCCTAATCGTGTATCTGTGCATCCTGATCAGTAAAGCGGTCATTAACACGGTTCTGAAGTATGCGTGGCAGTGGTCTGCTGACCACGATGAACCCTGGTACAACCACAGGACCGAGATCGACAGAGAACGCCATGTG gtgatcaGGGCATTCACAGACTTCCTGGCCTTCATGGTGTTGTTTAACTACATCATCCCAGTCTCCATGTACGTTACAGTGGAGATGCAGAAGTTCCTGGGTTCTTACTTCATAGTCTGGGACAAGGATATGTATGATGAGGAGCTGGGGGTGGGGGCTCAGGTCAACACATCTGACCTCAACGAAGAGCTcggacag GTAGAGTATGTGTTTACTGATAAAACAGGGACGTTGACAGAGAACAACATGGAGTTTATAGAGTGCTGTGTGGACGGACACGTGTATATCCCCCACGCCATCTGTAACGGACAGATCCTCAGTGCTGCTTCCAGCATAGACATGATCGACTCTTCGCCTGGAGGATACCGCAGG gagCACGAGGACCTATTCTTCCGGGCTCTGTGTCTGTGCCACACGGTgcaggtgaaggaggaggagacagtggaTAGCATCAAGAGAGGGATCCACCTGGGAAAGCCCACCTCCTTCTACATATCATCCTCTCCTGATGAGGTGGCTCTGGTGGAGGGCATgaagag gTTGGGGTACACCTATCTGAGGCTCAAAGACAGTCATATGGAAATACTCAATAAGGACGATGAGATTGAAAG gttTGAGCTGCTGCACGTGCTCAACTTTGACTCTGTCAGGAGGAGAATGAGCGTCATTGTCAAGTCTagctcag GGGAGTACCTGTTGTTCTGTAAAGGGGCAGACACCTCCATCTTTCCCAGGGTGGTGTCAGGGAAGGTGGAGCAGGTGAGGGCACGGGTggagcagaatgctgtg GAGGGCTTACGGACCCTGTGTGTGGCCTACAGAAGTCTGTCCCCAGCGGAGTACGAGGAGGCATGTCATCAGCTGAGCGACGCCAAGCTGGCCCTGAAGGACAGGGAGCAATGGCTGGCGCAAGCCTATGACCTCATTGAGAGGGACTTCACCCTGCTGGGGGCTACGGCCGTGGAGGACAG GCTCCAGGAGAAGGCAGCAGACACCATCGAGTCTCTCCAAAAGGCTGGGATGAAGGTATGGGTGCTGACGGGGGACAAGATGGAGACCGCGGCAGCTACGTGCTACGCTAGCAAGCTGTTCCGCCGCTCCACACAGATACTGGAGCTGACCAAGAAACGCACCGAGGAACAGAGTCTACATGACGTTCTGTTTGACCTGAGCAGGACTGTACTCAGACAACGCTCCCTGTCAGG GCTGTCTGTGGAATGTCAGGACTATGGTCTGATCATCGATGGGGCCACCCTGTCTGCTGTGCTGAAGCCCAGTCCAGAGAGCTCTGGCTCGGGGAACTACAGAGAGATCTTCCTGGAGATCTCTAGGAACTGCAGTGCCGTGCTCTGCTGCCGCATGGCACCCCTACAGAAAGCACAG ATTGTGAAGCTGATCAAGGCATCTAAGGAGCACCCCATCACTCTGGCTATCGGTGACGGAGCCAACGATGTCAGCATGATTCTCGAGGCACACGTGGGCATCG GCATCATGGGTAAGGAGGGGCGCCAGGCGGCGAGGAACAGTGACTACGCCATCCCAAAGTTCAAACACCTGAAGAAGATGCTGTTGGTGCACGGACACTTCTACTACATCCGCATCGCTGAGCTGGTGCAGTACTTCTTCTACAAG aaTGTGTGCTTCATCTTCCCTCAGTTCCTCTATCAGTTCTTCTGTGGATTCTCTCAGCAG CCACTGTACGACACAGCCTACCTGACGCTGTACAACATCAGCTTCACCTCGCTGCCCATCCTCCTCTACAGCCTCATAGAGAAACACATCAGCATAGAGATGCTCAAGAGAGATCCCACTCTGTACAG GGACGTAGCTAAGAACGCTCTTCTGCGCTGGCCCGTGTTCCTCTACTGGACGTGCCTGGGCTTGTTCAACGCCTGTATCTTCTTCTTTGGTGCCTACTTCCTGTTCGACAACACCACCTTCACCAGTAACGGACAG CTTATGACCACCAACACACAGATG ATGTTTGGAAACTGGACCTTCGGGACTCTCGTCTTCACTGTGCTGGTGTTCACTGTCACACTCAAG CTTGCCTTGGACACACACCACTGGACCTGGATCAACCACTTTGTCATCTGGGGCTCCCTGCTTTTCTATGTCATCTTCTCACTGCTCTGGGGAGGCATCATCTG GCCCTTCCTGAACTACCAGAGAATGTACTATGTGTTCATGCAGATGTTGTCCAGCGGACCGGCCTGGCTCGGCATCATCCTTCTCATCACGATCAGCCTGCTGCCTGATGTGGTCAAGAAGGTCCTCTGC
- the LOC112225017 gene encoding phospholipid-transporting ATPase IH isoform X1, which yields MDFSVLRNLISRYCAGEEYWVDSRTVYIGHKEPPPAAEAYIPQRYPDNRIVSSKYTLWNFIPKNLFEQFRRIANFYFLLIFLVQLIIDTPTSPVTSGLPLFFVITVTAIKQGYEDWLRHKADCSINECPVDMVQQGTVVRTQSSKLRVGDVVMVREDETFPCDLILLSSSRGDGTCYVTTTSLDGESSHKTYYAVPDTMAFKTEQELDSLHATIECEQPQPDLYKFVGRINIYKEREDPIARPLGAENLLLRGATLKNTGHIYAVAIYTGMDTKMALNYQSKSQKRSAVEKSMNAFLIVYLCILISKAVINTVLKYAWQWSADHDEPWYNHRTEIDRERHVVIRAFTDFLAFMVLFNYIIPVSMYVTVEMQKFLGSYFIVWDKDMYDEELGVGAQVNTSDLNEELGQVEYVFTDKTGTLTENNMEFIECCVDGHVYIPHAICNGQILSAASSIDMIDSSPGGYRREHEDLFFRALCLCHTVQVKEEETVDSIKRGIHLGKPTSFYISSSPDEVALVEGMKRLGYTYLRLKDSHMEILNKDDEIERFELLHVLNFDSVRRRMSVIVKSSSGEYLLFCKGADTSIFPRVVSGKVEQVRARVEQNAVEGLRTLCVAYRSLSPAEYEEACHQLSDAKLALKDREQWLAQAYDLIERDFTLLGATAVEDRLQEKAADTIESLQKAGMKVWVLTGDKMETAAATCYASKLFRRSTQILELTKKRTEEQSLHDVLFDLSRTVLRQRSLSGLSVECQDYGLIIDGATLSAVLKPSPESSGSGNYREIFLEISRNCSAVLCCRMAPLQKAQIVKLIKASKEHPITLAIGDGANDVSMILEAHVGIGIMGKEGRQAARNSDYAIPKFKHLKKMLLVHGHFYYIRIAELVQYFFYKNVCFIFPQFLYQFFCGFSQQPLYDTAYLTLYNISFTSLPILLYSLIEKHISIEMLKRDPTLYRDVAKNALLRWPVFLYWTCLGLFNACIFFFGAYFLFDNTTFTSNGQLMTTNTQMMFGNWTFGTLVFTVLVFTVTLKLALDTHHWTWINHFVIWGSLLFYVIFSLLWGGIIWPFLNYQRMYYVFMQMLSSGPAWLGIILLITISLLPDVVKKVLCRTLWPTATERAQRVRADGVHEGSVSPATGPDPSPVAGGGGSESDMLCPARTCEGERGGEGVRAARTYDSMMSHNPNYLLSQPLDHAPSDGEGCYGH from the exons TGTGCGGGGGAGGAGTATTGGGTGGACAGTCGTACGGTTTACATCGGTCACAAAGAACCCCCACCGGCGGCCGAGGCCTACATCCCTCAACGTTACCCTGACAACCGCATCGTCTCCTCCAAG TACACCTTATGGAACTTCATCCCCAAGAACCTGTTTGAACAGTTCAGAAGAATCGCCAACTTCTACTTTCTGCTAATCTTCCTGGTCCAG ctCATCATAGACACACCCACCAGCCCTGTCACCAGCGGACTACCTCTCTTCTTTGTCATCACTGTCACTGCCATTAAACAG ggTTATGAAGACTGGCTGAGACACAAGGCAGACTGCAGTATAAATGAGTGTCCTGTGGACATGGTGCAGCAGGGGACGGTGGTGAGGACACAGAGCTCCAAGCTACGG GTGGGGGACGTTGTCATGGTGAGGGAGGACGAGACGTTCCCCTGTGACCTCATCCTCCTTTCATCCAGCCGCGGTGACGGAACCTGCTACGTCACCACTACCAGCCTGGATGGAGAGTCTAGCCACAag ACCTACTATGCTGTACCAGACACCATGGCCTTTAAGACAGAGCAGGAGTTGGACTCTCTACATGCGACTATTGAATGTGAACAACCACAACCTGACCTCTACAA ATTTGTGGGGCGCATCAATATTTATAAGGAAAGAGAGGATCCCATAGCCAG ACCGCTGGGAGCTGAGAACCTCCTCCTCAGAGGAGCTACCCTGAAGAACACAGGACATATttatg CTGTAGCCATTTACACAGGCATGGACACCAAGATGGCGCTTAACTACCAGTCCAAATCCCAGAAACGCTCAGCTGTGGAAAA gTCTATGAATGCGTTCCTAATCGTGTATCTGTGCATCCTGATCAGTAAAGCGGTCATTAACACGGTTCTGAAGTATGCGTGGCAGTGGTCTGCTGACCACGATGAACCCTGGTACAACCACAGGACCGAGATCGACAGAGAACGCCATGTG gtgatcaGGGCATTCACAGACTTCCTGGCCTTCATGGTGTTGTTTAACTACATCATCCCAGTCTCCATGTACGTTACAGTGGAGATGCAGAAGTTCCTGGGTTCTTACTTCATAGTCTGGGACAAGGATATGTATGATGAGGAGCTGGGGGTGGGGGCTCAGGTCAACACATCTGACCTCAACGAAGAGCTcggacag GTAGAGTATGTGTTTACTGATAAAACAGGGACGTTGACAGAGAACAACATGGAGTTTATAGAGTGCTGTGTGGACGGACACGTGTATATCCCCCACGCCATCTGTAACGGACAGATCCTCAGTGCTGCTTCCAGCATAGACATGATCGACTCTTCGCCTGGAGGATACCGCAGG gagCACGAGGACCTATTCTTCCGGGCTCTGTGTCTGTGCCACACGGTgcaggtgaaggaggaggagacagtggaTAGCATCAAGAGAGGGATCCACCTGGGAAAGCCCACCTCCTTCTACATATCATCCTCTCCTGATGAGGTGGCTCTGGTGGAGGGCATgaagag gTTGGGGTACACCTATCTGAGGCTCAAAGACAGTCATATGGAAATACTCAATAAGGACGATGAGATTGAAAG gttTGAGCTGCTGCACGTGCTCAACTTTGACTCTGTCAGGAGGAGAATGAGCGTCATTGTCAAGTCTagctcag GGGAGTACCTGTTGTTCTGTAAAGGGGCAGACACCTCCATCTTTCCCAGGGTGGTGTCAGGGAAGGTGGAGCAGGTGAGGGCACGGGTggagcagaatgctgtg GAGGGCTTACGGACCCTGTGTGTGGCCTACAGAAGTCTGTCCCCAGCGGAGTACGAGGAGGCATGTCATCAGCTGAGCGACGCCAAGCTGGCCCTGAAGGACAGGGAGCAATGGCTGGCGCAAGCCTATGACCTCATTGAGAGGGACTTCACCCTGCTGGGGGCTACGGCCGTGGAGGACAG GCTCCAGGAGAAGGCAGCAGACACCATCGAGTCTCTCCAAAAGGCTGGGATGAAGGTATGGGTGCTGACGGGGGACAAGATGGAGACCGCGGCAGCTACGTGCTACGCTAGCAAGCTGTTCCGCCGCTCCACACAGATACTGGAGCTGACCAAGAAACGCACCGAGGAACAGAGTCTACATGACGTTCTGTTTGACCTGAGCAGGACTGTACTCAGACAACGCTCCCTGTCAGG GCTGTCTGTGGAATGTCAGGACTATGGTCTGATCATCGATGGGGCCACCCTGTCTGCTGTGCTGAAGCCCAGTCCAGAGAGCTCTGGCTCGGGGAACTACAGAGAGATCTTCCTGGAGATCTCTAGGAACTGCAGTGCCGTGCTCTGCTGCCGCATGGCACCCCTACAGAAAGCACAG ATTGTGAAGCTGATCAAGGCATCTAAGGAGCACCCCATCACTCTGGCTATCGGTGACGGAGCCAACGATGTCAGCATGATTCTCGAGGCACACGTGGGCATCG GCATCATGGGTAAGGAGGGGCGCCAGGCGGCGAGGAACAGTGACTACGCCATCCCAAAGTTCAAACACCTGAAGAAGATGCTGTTGGTGCACGGACACTTCTACTACATCCGCATCGCTGAGCTGGTGCAGTACTTCTTCTACAAG aaTGTGTGCTTCATCTTCCCTCAGTTCCTCTATCAGTTCTTCTGTGGATTCTCTCAGCAG CCACTGTACGACACAGCCTACCTGACGCTGTACAACATCAGCTTCACCTCGCTGCCCATCCTCCTCTACAGCCTCATAGAGAAACACATCAGCATAGAGATGCTCAAGAGAGATCCCACTCTGTACAG GGACGTAGCTAAGAACGCTCTTCTGCGCTGGCCCGTGTTCCTCTACTGGACGTGCCTGGGCTTGTTCAACGCCTGTATCTTCTTCTTTGGTGCCTACTTCCTGTTCGACAACACCACCTTCACCAGTAACGGACAG CTTATGACCACCAACACACAGATG ATGTTTGGAAACTGGACCTTCGGGACTCTCGTCTTCACTGTGCTGGTGTTCACTGTCACACTCAAG CTTGCCTTGGACACACACCACTGGACCTGGATCAACCACTTTGTCATCTGGGGCTCCCTGCTTTTCTATGTCATCTTCTCACTGCTCTGGGGAGGCATCATCTG GCCCTTCCTGAACTACCAGAGAATGTACTATGTGTTCATGCAGATGTTGTCCAGCGGACCGGCCTGGCTCGGCATCATCCTTCTCATCACGATCAGCCTGCTGCCTGATGTGGTCAAGAAGGTCCTCTGC